GCCGGGGCCGGTCGAAGCCTCCTGGTCGCCGGCAATGGAGGCGGAGCCGGTGCCGCAGGAACTCGAGCTCTGCCGCGACGACCGCTTCGATCTCACCGACGCCGCCCCCCAGGTCAAGACCGTCATGGACCCCCTGACCCTGATCGGGGAGCAGTTCCGGCTCCTCCGGTCGCGCCTCGGGCTGATGCAGAAACAGAGGGGGATCAAGACCATCCTGGTCACCAGCACGGTGCCGGAGGAGGGGAAGACCTTCACCGCCTCGGGCCTCGTCGGGGTGCTGGCCCAGGAGCCGGGCAAACGCGTCCTCCTGATCGACGCCGACATGCGCAAGCCGCGCTCGGGGATCAGTTTCGGCCTCAACGGTTCCGCTTCCTCCGTCGGCCTTTCCGAGGTCCTGCAGGGGAACGTGTCGTTCCGGGACGCGGTCCTGACCTGCACCAACCCGCAATTTTCCTTCCTGTCGTCGGGCCCGCTCCCGCCCAACCCCTCGGAACTGCTCAGTTCCCCCATCCTGGAACAGACCCTGAAGGCGGCGGCCTCCGATTTCGACTGGGTCATCGTCGATTCGCCGCCGGTGCTGTCTCTTTCCGACACCGTGCTCCTGGCGCCGCTGTGCGACGCCGTGGTGCTGGTGGTGAGGGCCAATTCCACTTCGGCGCGGCTGGTGGAGGACGCGGCCGGCCGGATCGGGAAGGAGCGGATCTGCGGCGTCATCTTCAACCGGCAGAAACACCTGACGTCGTCGAAGTATTATTACCAGTACTATTACCGTAAGGTTAAGTCCTGAGAGTTCGTGACGCGAAATCGCCCGTTCCCGCCGCGGTCCGGGCCGGAGCGGCGAAACCGGAGGACGCTCGCATGCTCAACGCCTTCAGCGTGGACGTGGAGGACTATTTCCACGTGGAGGCCTTCGCTTCCTGCGTCTCCCCTTCCGACTGGGGCAGCTACGCCTGCCGCGTCGAACGGAACATCGAGCGGATCCTGGAGATGCTCGAGCGGCACCGGACGAGGGCGACGTTCTACGTCCTCGGCTGGGTGGCCGAGCGCCATCCGTGCCTGGTGCGGCGGATCGGCGCGGCCGGGCACGAGATCGGCTGTCACGGCCACGCGCACCAGCGCATCCACCGGCAGGACCGACGCGAGTTCCGCGAGGATGTCCGCCGCGCGCGCCTCTGCCTGGCGGACCAGGCGCAGGCGCCGGTCGAGTGCTACCGGGCTCCCAGCTTTTCGATCACCCGCCCGACGCTGTGGGCCCTGGACGTGCTGGCCGAAGAGGGTTTCCGCATCGACTCCTCCATCTTTCCGGTGCGCCACGACCTGTACGGCATCCCGGACGCCGAGCGCTTTCCCCACGTCAGGAACGGGATCGTGGAGTTTCCCCCCACCACCGTGCGGATGGCGGGTACGAACCTGCCGGCCGCCGGGGGCGGGTACCTGCGCCTCTTCCCGCTCGGGGTGACGCGCTGGGCCATCCGGCGGGTGAAC
This DNA window, taken from Acidobacteriota bacterium, encodes the following:
- a CDS encoding CpsD/CapB family tyrosine-protein kinase; the encoded protein is MSEIFDFLKKAEKERKQVILPPEPEVEEPDFGAEPGPVEASWSPAMEAEPVPQELELCRDDRFDLTDAAPQVKTVMDPLTLIGEQFRLLRSRLGLMQKQRGIKTILVTSTVPEEGKTFTASGLVGVLAQEPGKRVLLIDADMRKPRSGISFGLNGSASSVGLSEVLQGNVSFRDAVLTCTNPQFSFLSSGPLPPNPSELLSSPILEQTLKAAASDFDWVIVDSPPVLSLSDTVLLAPLCDAVVLVVRANSTSARLVEDAAGRIGKERICGVIFNRQKHLTSSKYYYQYYYRKVKS
- a CDS encoding DUF3473 domain-containing protein, producing MLNAFSVDVEDYFHVEAFASCVSPSDWGSYACRVERNIERILEMLERHRTRATFYVLGWVAERHPCLVRRIGAAGHEIGCHGHAHQRIHRQDRREFREDVRRARLCLADQAQAPVECYRAPSFSITRPTLWALDVLAEEGFRIDSSIFPVRHDLYGIPDAERFPHVRNGIVEFPPTTVRMAGTNLPAAGGGYLRLFPLGVTRWAIRRVNGVERRPAMVYLHPWELDPDQPRIRAPLRSRFRHYTSLAGMQKKVDRLLGEFRFSTVTDVCRGLSLIS